A genomic region of Eucalyptus grandis isolate ANBG69807.140 chromosome 5, ASM1654582v1, whole genome shotgun sequence contains the following coding sequences:
- the LOC104447375 gene encoding (3S,6E)-nerolidol synthase 1 → MKAKARWWKELGLGEKMKFARDQPLKWYMWSMAILTDPSLSELRVELIKPISLVYIIDDIFDVHGTVDELILFTKVIKIWDNACAEQLPEYMKKCFKVLNDIANDFGKIIFEKHGWKPTRFLKQMWANLCNAFLVEFQWNASGKLPKADDYLKNGIITSGVPLVLTHLFFLMGQNIANQSMDSKKEEVQLPNIIFLIAEILRLWDDLGCAQDENQNGYDGSYVDCVNAAKMVSLMYNYEDKRGLGLLQDHMKSLTCDHETF, encoded by the exons GTGGTGGAAAGAGTTGGGATTGGGAGAGAAGATGAAGTTTGCTAGAGACCAGCCACTAAAATGGTACATGTGGTCCATGGCAATTCTCACAGATCCAAGCTTGTCTGAGCTTAGGGTTGAGCTCATTAAGCCCATCTCTCTCGTGTACATTATTGACGACATATTTGATGTCCATGGCACGGTTGACGAGCTAATTCTCTTTACAAAAGTCATTAAAAT aTGGGACAATGCGTGTGCTGAGCAGCTTCCAGAGTACATGAAAAAATGCTTCAAGGTTCTCAATGATATTGCAAATGATTTTGGCAAAATCATCTTTGAGAAGCATGGATGGAAGCCCACGAGATTCTTGAAACAGAtg TGGGCGAATTTGTGCAATGCATTCCTGGTGGAGTTTCAGTGGAACGCTTCTGGGAAATTGCCAAAGGCAGATGATTACTTGAAGAATGGGATTATCACATCGGGTGTGCCCTTGGTGCTAACTCACCTGTTCTTTCTAATGGGCCAAAATATTGCCAACCAAAGTATGgattcaaagaaagaagaggtgCAGCTGCCAAATATAATATTCTTAATCGCTGAAATTCTTCGCCTTTGGGATGACCTCGGCTGTGCCCAG GACGAGAATCAAAATGGCTACGACGGGTCATACGTGGATTGCGTGAATGCTGCTAAGATGGTTTCACTGATGTACAACTATGAAGACAAACGTGGTCTTGGACTCCTACAAGACCATATGAAGTCGTTGACCTGTGATCACGAGACATTTTAG